The window GCAGGAGCGAGGAAAAGCCGCGGAACAGGGTTCCCAGGACGATCCCGACGAGCAACAGCAGGTGCAGCGATCGCGTGGCTCCGGTGAACATCCAGCGGTACAGGAAGGCACTGAACCCCACCATCAGCAGGATCTCGAGCCCGAACTTCAGCGTTGACGGCGCTGTGGCCAGCGTCGCGGCACCCGCCACGAAAGCCAGCGCGGTCTGCACCAGGATGTACAGCGAGTCGAAGCCCATGATGGACGGCGTCAGGATCCGGTTGGCCGTCACGGTCTGGAACAGCAGCGTGGACACACCCACCGCCACGGCCACCAACAGCATCGCGGAGACTTTGATGGCCCGGCGCGGCAGGATGTAGGCGATATTTCCCTTGAGGTCGATCGTTAGGAAAACAGCAACAAGCACGACGGCGACAATCGCCAGGATGCCGATCACCAGTCCTGGTGGGGTGCTGCGGAGAGCGTCGCGCCACCGGCCTGCCGTGGACCAACGGGTACGGGCGGAAACGGGGGCGGCGGACGTTGAGGGAGTTGGCGTCACAGGAGTTTCAGGCATTGCGTTTCCTCAAGAGCAGGAAGAGGAACAGGACGGCGCCCACCACCGACATGACCATGCCGACGGGCACTTCGTAGGGGAACCGGATGGTCCGGCCAATGATGTCGCAAACCAGCACGAACGCCGCCCCGAAAAGCGCGGTCCACGGCACAGCCCGGCGGAGGTTGTCGCCGAATAGCAGGGACACGATGTTGGGAACCACCAGGCCAAGGAACGGCACGGCACCCACGGTGGTAACAACAACGGCTGAGATCAGAGAGACGATCATCAGGCCAAGCCGCATGGTGCGTGCATAGTTGAGGCCCAGATTGGTGGTGAAGTCCTGTCCCATGCCGGCCACGGTGAAGCGGTCGGCGGCAAAGAGGCCCACCAGGACCAGGACGGCCACGATCCACAGGAGCTCGTACCGGCCGCGCAGCACTCCGGAGAAGTCGCCGATCATCCAGTTACTGAGCGTCTGGAGGAGATCGAAGCGGTAGGCAAAGAACGTGGTGACGGCAGCAATCACGCCGCCCAGCATGATGCCCACCAGTGGGATGAGCAGGGTGTTGCGGGCAGGGAGGCGGCGCAGGATCGCCAAGAAGAGCGCGGTTCCCAACACGGCAAACACAGAAGCCACCAGCATCTTGGTGAGAATCGGAGAATCCGGGGCCAGCACTGTGACTACCAGGATGCCGAGCGTCGCTGATTCCACTGTTCCCACGGTGGATGGCTCCACGAACCGGTTGCGGGCCATGAGTTGCATGATCAAACCGGCAACGGCGACGGCCATCCCGGCCAGAACCACAGCCAAGGTGCGCGGCACCCGCGAAACCCAGAAGATTTCCCAGGTCCCGGCGTCGTTCGCCAACAAAGCGGGCAGCGAAACATCGCTGACGCCTACGAAAATGCTGCCCACGGCGATCACCAGCACAACGGCAGCAGCCGCAACCAGACGGGCGGTTTCGCCAGTCCGGTTGCGGCTTGCTGCGGCCGTGGGGCGCACGGCTGTAGTTGTCACGTCAGGATTTCAGGTGATGCGGGCTGTCAGGCGACGGAGTCGGCCACAGCGGTGACCATGGCCTGGACGTTGTTCAGTCCGTAGCCCACGATGTACCAGCCGGCAGGATCGAGGTTGACGATCTTGCTGTTCTTGGCGGCGTTGGTGGACTTCACGAGCTCGTTGTCCAGGATCGGGTTGGCCGTGGAGCCGGCGGTGCCGATTGCGGTGTCGCGGTTGATGACGTAGAGGATGTCCGGGTTGGTTTCCTTGATGTATTCGAAAGAAACGGCCTCGCCGTGGGAACCCTCAGACTTTACGTCGGCAGCCGTCGGGACGCCCAGGACGTCGTGGATGATGCCAAAGCGGGAGCCCGCACCGTAAGCAGTGACTTCGCCGCCGGAGGTGAGGACGATCAGGCCCTTGCCGGCGGTTGCTGCCTTAGCCTTGGTGTCGGCCACAGTCTTGTCCACCTCTGCGAGCTTGGAGGCGACTTCGTCTTCCTTCTTGAAGATCTTGCCGAGCTTCTCCGTCTGGGCCTTGAAGCTTTCCATGGGCTTGGCAGCGTCCACGGAGAGATCGATGGTCGGAGCGATCTTGCTCAGCTCTTCATAGGCCCCCGAGGTGCGGCCGGAAATGATGATGAGGTCCGGAGCTGCGGAGCTGACAGCTTCGAAGTCGGGTTCCTTGAGTGAGCCAACCTTGGCGTACTTGGCTTCGGAGAACTTCTTCAGCGCCTCCGGGTAGCTGGCTTCGGGAACACCGGTGGGCTCGACGCCGAGCGCGTTCATGGTGTCCAGGACGCCGAGGTCGAACGTGACAACCTTGGCCGGGTTGACGGGAACGTTGGAGGTGGAGCCCTGTGCGTGCTCGATGGTGATGGTGCCTGCCTCTTCCGGCTGCGAGGACGCAGTTGCGCCGCCTCCACACGCCGTAACGGTCAGCAAGGCAACGCCTGCAGCCAGTGCCCCAATGTAGCTAGACAGCCTCTTTTTCACGCCGGTACTCCACTCACTAATAAGTCATAGATGTGTTGCCTAATTGCCTTTGACTCTATTAGTAAGGTGAGGCTAACTTCAAAACCAAAAGGCTCTCCAGCGGATGAAAGTGAGCTAACTCACTGGTTTTTCTCCCGCTGGAGAGCCTTTATGACGATCGGTGGTGGAACTTATGCCTCGGCCTGCCGGTCCTCCACAAGTTTCTGCAGAGCGGGAAACAGCGGGTGCGCCGGCGTCAGTTCCGTAATGCGTTCGACGGCGGCGGCCGCGTCCATTTCCGACACCATCCTTGCGAGCTCCACGGCTTCGTCGTCGGCACCGTCGTCGAAGCGAAGGGCCGCCGACATCGCTTCAAGGAGGGCCACGGGAGTGACCCCGCGCTCAGAAAGCTCAGCCGCGGGACCAACGAAGCGCTCGTGCCGGCCGAGTTTCCGCAAGGGCGCGCGGCCCACGCGGTTTACGGTGTCCGGCAGGTGCGGGTTCGTGAAGCGTTGCAGGATCTTCTGCACGTACGCTTCCTGCTCGGCCTCCGCGAATCCGTGCTTGGCCACCAGCAGTTCCTTGGTTTCCTCCAGCACGGCCCGGACCTTCGCCGCCACGGACGGATCGGCCATGGCATCGGAGATCTTCTCCAGGCCAGCCTGATACCCAAAGTACGCCGCCGAAGCGTGGCCAGTGTTCACCGTAAACAGCTTGCGCTCGATGTACGGGCCCAGCTCATCCACGAAGGTAGCGCCGGGGATGTTCGGCGCATTCTCGCCAAAAGGCGTCCGATCAATAACCCACTCGAAGAACGTCTCCACCGTGACGTCCAAGCCTTGGCCCGACGCCTGATTGGGGACAATGCGGTCCACCGCGGTGTTGGCAAAAACAGCGACGGCGTCCAGGTCGCCGGCGGAGTCGTCCCAGGCAGCCCGGATTTCCGTGCGCAGGATGTCCGTGGCGTTGATGGCGTTCTCGCAGGCCATCACCTGGAGGGGCGGCAAGTCCGTGGGACGAGCCGCCAACCCGCGTGCGATCACCGGGGCCACGAACTTCAGGATGTGCGGCCCAACAGCCGTGGTGACCACATCCGCCGTCGAAATTTCCTCAACAACAGCAGCTTCCTGCGACGCCGAGTTGAAGGCACGGAAACCGGTGACGGTCTTGACCGCAGGGTTCTCGCCTACCTCGTGAACGTCGTAACTGCTTGCCGAGGCGAGCTGACTGATCAGTGCGTCCGCTACATCCGCGAACACCACCTCATAGCCGGCCTCGTGGAGCAGCAGCCCCACGAAGCCACGCCCGATGTTGCCTGCCCCAAAATGGACTGCCTTCACTATGAATTGACCTTTCCGAACAGCTCCAACACTTCATCAACCGTGGATGCTTCCTCCAACTGGGCAACCTGCGCCTTGTTGGTGAAGATCTTCGCGATCGAGGACAGGATGTGGAGGTGTTCGTTATTGATGCCGGCCACGCCCACCACAAACTTCACTTGCTTGCCGCCCCAGTCGATGCCTTCGGGGTAACGGATGATGGACACTGCCGAGTGGTTGATGTGTTCCTTGGCGTCGTTGGTGCCGTGCGGGATTGCCAGGAAGCTGCCCATGTAGGTGGACACGGATTCCTCACGCTCGTGCATGGCATGGACGTAGCTGACGTCAACGGCCCCGCGGTCCAGCAGGAGCTTGCCGGCTTCGTCGATCGCTGCGTCACGGTCGCGTGACGTGCCGTTCAGGATCACGCTTTCGCGGAGCAGGACACCTTTACCTTCAACGGGTTGACCGTCGACGGCGGCAGCCGGTTCAGCGGCATGCGCACCGTGGGCGTGGGCTGCTGTTGTGGCAGCTGCGGCGGGCTGAGCGTCGTCGGCGGGGGCCGCCGTCGTACCAGCCTCTGAAACCGCGCCTTCAGTGTTGCTGCTCCGGACCAACTCGACGATTTCCTCGTACCGCGGACTGTTCATGAAGTTGTCCACCGAGTAGTGAACGGCGCTGGCCGTCCTCGGCTGGGCACGTTCGGTAAGGTCCTGGTGCGTGACCACAACGTCGTAGCTGTCACTGAGGTTGGCGATGGCCGAGTTGGTGACCTTGACGTCAGGGAAGCCGGCCGCCTTGATCTTGTTGCGCAGAACAGAGGCACCCATGGCGCTGGAACCCATGCCGGCGTCGCAAGCGAACACGATGTTCTGGACCGGGCGGGTCAGGACAGTGCCAGGTGCGGCGCTGCTAGTGCCTGCCTGTTCGCCGGTCAGGGCAGAGGAGACGGAGCTCTTCTTGCCCTTCATGGCTTCCATGCGGGACGTGGCTGCCGAGAGGTCGTCGTCGCCCTTGCCCTTAGAGGTACGGAGGATGACCGCAGCGATGAGGAAAGACACAGCCGTGGCCAGAATGACCGCAAGAATCACGCCAACGTAGCTGTCGCGTGATGTCTGCGCCAGCACGGCGATAATCGAACCCGGCGCCGCCGGAGCAACCAACCCGGAATTGGTGATGGCCATGGTGGCGATGCCTGCCATGCCGCCGCCGATCGCAGCGAGGATGAGGATGGGCTTCATCAGGACGTACGGGAAGTAGATCTCGTGGATGCCGCCGAGGAAGTGGATGATCGCCGCGCCCGGCGCTGAAGCCTTGGCGGCACCACGGCCGAAGAACATGTACGCCAGGAGGATGCCCAAGCCGGGGCCAGGGTTGGCTTCGAGCAGGAACAGGATGGACTTGCCTTGTTCCAGCGACTGCTGAATACCCAGCGGGGTGAGCACGCCGTGGTTGATGGCGTTGTTGAGGAAGAGGACCTTGGCAGGCTCAATGAAAATACTGGTCAGCGGCAACAGGCCGTTGTTGACCAGGAACTCCACAACTTCCCCGGCGCGGTCCGTGAACCACCCAACCAGGTAGGAAAGACCGTAGAAACCGCCCAACGCCAACACTGCGCCCCAAATACCGGCAGAGAAGTTGTTGACCAGCATCTCAAAGCCCGGACGAATCTTGCCGTCCCAGAGGCGGTCGATCTGCTTCATGGTCCAGGCACCCAGCGGGCCCATGATCATGGCGCCGATAAACATGGGAGAGTCTGTACCCGCAATCACGCCCATGGTGGCAATAGCGCCCACAACGCCGCCCCTGACGTCATAAACCATCCGGCCGCCCGTGTAGGCAATCAGGATCGGAAGGAGGTACGTGACCATGGGGCCAACGATGCCCACATTTGGCTTGCCCTCGGCGTCGGTACCAAAACCGCCCAGTTCAGCGACTGGAATCCAGCCCTTTTCAATGAACAGGGCAGTGATGAGGCCCCAGGCGATGAAGGCGCCAATGTTGGGCATGATCATGCCGGACAGGAATGTTCCGAACTTTTGGACACCAACGCGGGCGCTGGTGCGGGGCTTCGCAACTGTCTCTGTTGCCATGTGAATTCCTAACGTGTGTCCCGCTGCGGCGCGGGGTCAGTCGATATAGATCGAGAGAGAACAGCCTTAGGAGCTGCTGGAAATGCGGTGAAGCCACTCAAGGAACAGCTTCAATTCAGAGCTGGAAAGTTGGTCCGAATGTGAGGCCTGCAGTGCCGCATTCAGGGCGATTGCCGCAACAACTACAGACGACTTACCGGAGTCGTCCGCTGCGGCGCCACGGGCGGTGTCCGTGGAGACAGCAAAAATCATGGAATCCCGGGTCATCGTTGAGAGCTCGAGGTTCCTTTCTTCCACCGGTTCTGCGATCAGCATGAGCGTGACACCCACGTTGGCCGCCAGAATGCTGCGTGCCGCTTCGCGGGGCGGCACATTGATCTGACCGGAGATAGCGGCCTTGTTCAGCATCTCTTCCAGAAGCACTTCGGCATCGGCCACGATTGCCGGGCGGCTTTCCGGTCTGATGTTGCCGAACATCACCAGATACAGATGGGGTTGGCTCAGCCCGAACTGGACGTGGTTATCCCACATCCGCCGGACATCTTCCAAGGGCTCCCCGGACGGTGCAAAATCCCGCTCCCCTGCCACGTACTCTTCAAATCCGGCTGATACGACGGCGTCGAACAGACCTTCTTTGTCGCCAAAGTGGTGGTAGAGCGTAGGCGCCGTGACCCCGGCAAGCTTGGTGATCTGGCGCGTTGAGACCGCTGACCCCTCCGAATTCGCCAGCAATTCGGCAGCTGCGCGAAGCAACCGAATTTTGGGCGGAAGCTGGTCATCGAAACTCATAACCGCTACCCTAGCACCTATAGCGTTGCTATATGAAGTGGCTCACAAAGGAATTTTGTAGGCTAGTTTTCGAGGCTCCCGGTGCCGTCGCCGGCGGGCCTGAACCAACAAGCAGGAACAGAGGATTCAGTGCAGAATTTCCAAGGAGTAGGGGTAAGCCCTGGCCGCATCATTGGTTCCGTCCGCCAGATGCCCAAGCCGGTGAGCGAGCCGCCGTCGGGAGAGCGTTTGGCTTCGGACGTGAGTCCGGAAGACGCCGTCGCAGGCTTGAAGGCGGCCGCGCAGTCGGTCCATGACGAACTCAAGGGACGCGCGGACAACGCTTCCGGCGACGGCAAAGCCGTCCTTGAAGCCACTGCGCTCATGGCCAAGGACACCATGCTCCTGAAGTCGGCGGCCAAGCTCATCAACGCCGGATCCTCAGCAGAGCGGGCCATCTGGGAAGCCGGCGCGTCCGTCTCCGAAATGCTGCACAACCTGGGCGGCTACATGGCCGAGCGCGCCACCGATGTCCTGGATGTCCGCGCCCGCATCGTGGCCGAACTCCGCGGCGTCCCTGCTCCCGGCATTCCTGCCTCGGACACGCCCTTCATCCTGGTGGCCGAGGACCTCGCACCAGCCGACACCGCAACACTGAATCCCGCGGTGGTCCAGGCACTGGTGACTTCCGGCGGCGGCCCGCAGTCGCACACAGCCATCATTGCCCGCTCGCTCGGCCTGCCCGCTGTTGTTGCCGCGCACGGCGTTGACTCCGTGGCCGACGGCTCCGAGGTCTACGTGGACGGCGCTGCTGGTTTCGTCGCCGTTTCCCCCTCCGAGGAGCAGCGCGCCGCAGCGACGGCGTGGGCGGAAACCTCCGCCACGCTCGCCGAATTCGACGGAAACGGCACGACGGCGGACGGCCACCTGGTGCCGCTCCTCGCCAACGTCGGCGGAGCCAAGGACGCCGTGGCAGCTGCAGCTTTGGGCGCCCAGGGCGTTGGCCTGTTCCGCACCGAGTTCTGCTTCCTGGAACGCGACACCGAGCCCTCCGTGGACGAGCAAGCCGCCGCGTACAAGGCAGTATTCGACGCCTTCCCCGGCAAGAAGGTCGTCCTGCGCACCCTTGACGCCGGCGCGGATAAGCCCCTGCCCTTCCTCACCGATGCCACCGAACCCAACCCTGCACTGGGTGTTCGCGGCTACCGCACCGACTTCACCACGCCCGGTGTGTTGGAGCGCCAGCTCGAAGCCATCGCGCGGGCAGCCTCGGAATCCGACGCCGACGTTTGGGTCATGGCACCCATGATCTCCACCGCCGCCGAAGCCGGCCGCTTCGCTTCCCTCTGCGCTGCCGCCGGAATCCAGACGCCGGGTGTGATGGTGGAAGTTCCCTCTGCTGCGTTGACCGCTGCCACCGTCCTGCGGGAAGTCGGGTTCGCCTCCCTGGGCACCAACGACCTCACCCAGTACGCCATGGCCGCCGACCGCCAGCTCGGGCCACTCGCCGAACTCAACACCCCGTGGCAGCCCGCCGTGCTCCGTCTCGTCCAGCTCACCGTTGAAGGCGCGGCGCAGGAAGGCTCCGGCCGCGAAGGCGATCCCAAGCCGGTGGGCGTCTGTGGTGAGGCAGCCGCGGACCCGGCCCTCGCCGTCGTACTCACCGGGCTGGGCGTCACTACACTGTCCATGACCGCGCGATCCTTGGCCGCCGTCGGGACAGTATTGAAGACCGTCACCCTTGAGCAGGCGCAGGAACTCGCACAGCTCGCTTTGTCTGCGCCGAGTGCCCTTGAGGCCCGCGACTGGGTCCGCGCCAAACTCCCCGTCCTCGAAGAACTCGGCCTCTAACTTTCGTTTCCGACCTCTAGGAGAAAACTATGCCCGAACGCACAGCCACCATCGCCAGCCGCTCCGGCCTGCACGCCCGCCCCGCCGCTTTGTTCGCCGAGGCAGCCGGCGAGCAGCCCGTGGAGGTCACTATCTGTATGCAAGGCGAACCTGCCGATGACGCGCTCGACGCCGCCAGCATTCTTTCGCTCATGACCCTCGGCGCCGCGAAGGGCGACGTCGTTGTGCTGCGGGCCGAGGGGGACGGTGCCGACGCTGCGCTGGACGCGCTGGTGAAGCTGCTGGAGACGGACCTGGACGCGGAGTAAACGCTCGGCACGGGTATCCCCGTCGCCGGATTCGATGGTTCCCTGCCAACAGTGCCGTGCGCACGGCATCATCGGCAGGGAACCCCCGAATCGGGTGACAGGGCTGCTCGGCTGGGAGTAGGTTCGGGCTATGAACGAGCGGGCCATCCCCATCCTTCCGTGCAAATACGTGGACGACGTTGTGCCGTTCTACGAGGCCTTGGGCTTCACAGTGACCTTCCGGCAGACCCGGCCCAACCCCTATGTGTGCTTCAACCGGGGTGGGATCGATCTTCACTTCTTCGGGTTGGAAGCCTTCGAGCCGGAAAACTCCCTGGGCACCGCTATCGTGCTGGTGGAGGATACGGGTGTGCTGTACCAGGAGTTCGCGGCCGGTCTCCGCGCAGCGTTTGGAAAGCTGCCTCTTGCCGGGATTCCGCGAATCACCAAGCCGCGCCGCAAGCAGGGAACCACTGCCGGGTTCACCGTGGTGGATCCGGGCGGGAACTGGCTCAGGATCAGTGCGCTGGGTGAAACGGAGGATGACGGATCTGCTTCCCACGGGGCCGGCCGGCTGGACCGAGTGCTGATGAACGCTGCGCGGCAAGGCGATGCCCACGGGGACGAAGTCCGGGCTATCTCGGTGATTGAGGCGGGGCTTTTGCGTCACGGGGATGCAACGGACGCTGAGAAACTCCCTCTGTTGGTCTACCTCGCCGAACTCCACCACCGCAGCGGGAATCCCGAGCTCGCTGGATCGGCGCTGGATACAGTCGCCGCCCTCATTCTGAATCCCGCTGAACGTGAGGCCTCGGCCGAGGAACTGGCCACCGCGGCCGAGCTCAGGGGTGCGTTGTAGCAGCCCCGTTGCCCGACGCGCTCCCCGTTTCGATGGTTCCCTGCCAACAATGCCGTGCGCACGGCACGATCGGCAGGGAACCCCCGAATCGGGTGAGGCACGTCATGCGCGGCCGCGGCCCGCGGGGCAGGCCAGACACGGGCGAGCCTCAGGCTAGGCTTCTGCCATGGCATTGATAGCTCCCCGCGCAACAGCCGGCCTGCCCGCCGACGAGGCCCGGAATCTGGCTCGCTCCCTCCAGGACAGCAACGACATCACCGTGTTCGTGGACGGCACGGTCCACCGCCTGCCGAACGAGGCGAGGGACGCCGTCGTCGATCTCCTGGCCAGACTGAGCCGTGGCGAAACGGTGACAGTCAGCAGCGTGGAGGAAATGCTCACCACCTCACAGGCCGCGGAGCTTGCGGGCATTTCCCACACCTATCTGCGCAACATGACCGATCGCGGCGAAATCCCGGTGGAGTACCGCGGAACGCATCGAAGGATCAGGCAGGCTGCCATCATGGCCTGGCTGCAAACGCAGAAAAAGAAGCAGGCCGCGGAAGCTGACAACGCCTCGGAGGAGAACAAAGCGACACCTTAGCCCAACCCCTCATCCCGGCATGCTGTTGAATAGCGGTATGCCTTCACGTTCTCCGTCGATTGTCTGGCCCGTGGTGCACCACGAACGCCGTGCCCTGTTGCAGGATCTGGAGCCGCTGCCGGCCGCGCAATGGCACACGCCGTCGCTGTGTGCCGGGTGGGATATTCATGACGTCCTGGCCCATGTGATCGATAGCGCAAAGACCACGCGGCTGAACTTCATTCGCCGGATGATTGCCTCCCGAATGGACTTTGACGGGGATAACGCCGTTGGGGTCGGGCTCGAAAAAACCGCAGACCCCGCGCAGACGTTGAACGGGCTGCGCGCCGTGCTTTCGCGGACCTCCGGTCCGCCCGCGAGCTTGGCCACCCGCCTCGTTGAGGCGTTCGTTCACGGCGAGGACATCAGGCGCCCGCTGGGCATCCGCCGCGACTATCCCGCCGAGCATGTAGCCACCGCACTCAGCTACCAGGTCAGGACCACCACCAAAATGGGTGGTGGCAAGGAGATCGCGGAGGGCTGGCGTTTGGTGGCCACTGATACCCCCTTCCAGCACGGCACTGGCCCGGCAGTTGAGGGGACCGCCATCTCCCTGCTGCTGGCGGTTTCCGGGCGACCCATCGACCATGACGAACTGAGCGGACCCGGGGCTCCGGTGTTCCGGCAACGTTTGGATAACCCATGAACTCGCCCGGCAAGAGCAAAGGTATGCGCTCCGCCGACGTCCACGTTGCGGGACTGACCGGACGGATCCTCTGGGCAGAGGGCACGCCCCCGCCTGAACCGGGCGCAGAGCCGCGGAACGAGCCCGCGTATATCTTGATTCATGGGATTGGCGTATCCCACCGCTACTTGGAGCGGCTGCATGCGGTCCTCGCCGCGAGCGCGCCGGTGTATTCGCTGGACCTGCCTGGTTTCGCCGGGACGCCCAAGCCCGGCCATCAGCTATCTGTGGAGGATTACGGCGCCTTCATTGCCGAAGCCCTCACGTCCTGTGGCATCGATTCCTATGTGTTGGTGGGTCATTCCATGGGAGCGCAGTTCGCCATTGAGGCGGCCTTGCATGCTCCGGAGCAGGTCAGGCAGCTGGTCTTGATGGGGCCGGTGGTGGACTCCCGGCACAAGAACGTTGGCCGGCAGTCCTTGGCGCTGTTCCTGGACGGGCTGCTCCGTGAGAGCCCGTCATCCAACTGGATCGTTACCTCGGACTACTTTCGCTGTGGGCCGCGCTGGTACCTCGCCGAGCTTCGCGCCATGATGGCTTACCGAACCGAAGAGCGGCTGGCGGGCATCGGCGTGCCGGTGCTGATTCTGCGCGGTAGCCGCGACCAGGTGGCGGGCCCGGATTGGTCCTTGCGGTTGTCCAGGACAGTGGCGCAGGGGCGTTTGGTGGAAATTCCTGGCGTCGGGCACGTGGCGCAACACATGCGACCCAA is drawn from Arthrobacter sp. 31Y and contains these coding sequences:
- a CDS encoding mannitol-1-phosphate 5-dehydrogenase produces the protein MKAVHFGAGNIGRGFVGLLLHEAGYEVVFADVADALISQLASASSYDVHEVGENPAVKTVTGFRAFNSASQEAAVVEEISTADVVTTAVGPHILKFVAPVIARGLAARPTDLPPLQVMACENAINATDILRTEIRAAWDDSAGDLDAVAVFANTAVDRIVPNQASGQGLDVTVETFFEWVIDRTPFGENAPNIPGATFVDELGPYIERKLFTVNTGHASAAYFGYQAGLEKISDAMADPSVAAKVRAVLEETKELLVAKHGFAEAEQEAYVQKILQRFTNPHLPDTVNRVGRAPLRKLGRHERFVGPAAELSERGVTPVALLEAMSAALRFDDGADDEAVELARMVSEMDAAAAVERITELTPAHPLFPALQKLVEDRQAEA
- a CDS encoding HPr family phosphocarrier protein, translating into MPERTATIASRSGLHARPAALFAEAAGEQPVEVTICMQGEPADDALDAASILSLMTLGAAKGDVVVLRAEGDGADAALDALVKLLETDLDAE
- a CDS encoding siderophore ABC transporter substrate-binding protein, encoding MKKRLSSYIGALAAGVALLTVTACGGGATASSQPEEAGTITIEHAQGSTSNVPVNPAKVVTFDLGVLDTMNALGVEPTGVPEASYPEALKKFSEAKYAKVGSLKEPDFEAVSSAAPDLIIISGRTSGAYEELSKIAPTIDLSVDAAKPMESFKAQTEKLGKIFKKEDEVASKLAEVDKTVADTKAKAATAGKGLIVLTSGGEVTAYGAGSRFGIIHDVLGVPTAADVKSEGSHGEAVSFEYIKETNPDILYVINRDTAIGTAGSTANPILDNELVKSTNAAKNSKIVNLDPAGWYIVGYGLNNVQAMVTAVADSVA
- the ptsP gene encoding phosphoenolpyruvate--protein phosphotransferase; translated protein: MQNFQGVGVSPGRIIGSVRQMPKPVSEPPSGERLASDVSPEDAVAGLKAAAQSVHDELKGRADNASGDGKAVLEATALMAKDTMLLKSAAKLINAGSSAERAIWEAGASVSEMLHNLGGYMAERATDVLDVRARIVAELRGVPAPGIPASDTPFILVAEDLAPADTATLNPAVVQALVTSGGGPQSHTAIIARSLGLPAVVAAHGVDSVADGSEVYVDGAAGFVAVSPSEEQRAAATAWAETSATLAEFDGNGTTADGHLVPLLANVGGAKDAVAAAALGAQGVGLFRTEFCFLERDTEPSVDEQAAAYKAVFDAFPGKKVVLRTLDAGADKPLPFLTDATEPNPALGVRGYRTDFTTPGVLERQLEAIARAASESDADVWVMAPMISTAAEAGRFASLCAAAGIQTPGVMVEVPSAALTAATVLREVGFASLGTNDLTQYAMAADRQLGPLAELNTPWQPAVLRLVQLTVEGAAQEGSGREGDPKPVGVCGEAAADPALAVVLTGLGVTTLSMTARSLAAVGTVLKTVTLEQAQELAQLALSAPSALEARDWVRAKLPVLEELGL
- a CDS encoding maleylpyruvate isomerase family mycothiol-dependent enzyme, with the translated sequence MLLNSGMPSRSPSIVWPVVHHERRALLQDLEPLPAAQWHTPSLCAGWDIHDVLAHVIDSAKTTRLNFIRRMIASRMDFDGDNAVGVGLEKTADPAQTLNGLRAVLSRTSGPPASLATRLVEAFVHGEDIRRPLGIRRDYPAEHVATALSYQVRTTTKMGGGKEIAEGWRLVATDTPFQHGTGPAVEGTAISLLLAVSGRPIDHDELSGPGAPVFRQRLDNP
- a CDS encoding helix-turn-helix domain-containing protein; the encoded protein is MALIAPRATAGLPADEARNLARSLQDSNDITVFVDGTVHRLPNEARDAVVDLLARLSRGETVTVSSVEEMLTTSQAAELAGISHTYLRNMTDRGEIPVEYRGTHRRIRQAAIMAWLQTQKKKQAAEADNASEENKATP
- a CDS encoding PTS mannitol transporter subunit IICBA produces the protein MATETVAKPRTSARVGVQKFGTFLSGMIMPNIGAFIAWGLITALFIEKGWIPVAELGGFGTDAEGKPNVGIVGPMVTYLLPILIAYTGGRMVYDVRGGVVGAIATMGVIAGTDSPMFIGAMIMGPLGAWTMKQIDRLWDGKIRPGFEMLVNNFSAGIWGAVLALGGFYGLSYLVGWFTDRAGEVVEFLVNNGLLPLTSIFIEPAKVLFLNNAINHGVLTPLGIQQSLEQGKSILFLLEANPGPGLGILLAYMFFGRGAAKASAPGAAIIHFLGGIHEIYFPYVLMKPILILAAIGGGMAGIATMAITNSGLVAPAAPGSIIAVLAQTSRDSYVGVILAVILATAVSFLIAAVILRTSKGKGDDDLSAATSRMEAMKGKKSSVSSALTGEQAGTSSAAPGTVLTRPVQNIVFACDAGMGSSAMGASVLRNKIKAAGFPDVKVTNSAIANLSDSYDVVVTHQDLTERAQPRTASAVHYSVDNFMNSPRYEEIVELVRSSNTEGAVSEAGTTAAPADDAQPAAAATTAAHAHGAHAAEPAAAVDGQPVEGKGVLLRESVILNGTSRDRDAAIDEAGKLLLDRGAVDVSYVHAMHEREESVSTYMGSFLAIPHGTNDAKEHINHSAVSIIRYPEGIDWGGKQVKFVVGVAGINNEHLHILSSIAKIFTNKAQVAQLEEASTVDEVLELFGKVNS
- a CDS encoding TetR/AcrR family transcriptional regulator gives rise to the protein MSFDDQLPPKIRLLRAAAELLANSEGSAVSTRQITKLAGVTAPTLYHHFGDKEGLFDAVVSAGFEEYVAGERDFAPSGEPLEDVRRMWDNHVQFGLSQPHLYLVMFGNIRPESRPAIVADAEVLLEEMLNKAAISGQINVPPREAARSILAANVGVTLMLIAEPVEERNLELSTMTRDSMIFAVSTDTARGAAADDSGKSSVVVAAIALNAALQASHSDQLSSSELKLFLEWLHRISSSS
- a CDS encoding iron chelate uptake ABC transporter family permease subunit, which produces MPETPVTPTPSTSAAPVSARTRWSTAGRWRDALRSTPPGLVIGILAIVAVVLVAVFLTIDLKGNIAYILPRRAIKVSAMLLVAVAVGVSTLLFQTVTANRILTPSIMGFDSLYILVQTALAFVAGAATLATAPSTLKFGLEILLMVGFSAFLYRWMFTGATRSLHLLLLVGIVLGTLFRGFSSLLQRLMEPSEFIILQDLFFASFNNVDPGLLGVSAVLVALVCVGVWRTRHTLDVLALGREVAINVGVDHKRVVMRVLLACSLLVAISTALVGPVTFFGLLVVSLGYQLCRGFRHAWLLPMVVLIGAIALVGGQLLLERVFGFATALSVIIEFTGGILFLYLLLKGSLK
- a CDS encoding ABC transporter permease, with the translated sequence MTTTAVRPTAAASRNRTGETARLVAAAAVVLVIAVGSIFVGVSDVSLPALLANDAGTWEIFWVSRVPRTLAVVLAGMAVAVAGLIMQLMARNRFVEPSTVGTVESATLGILVVTVLAPDSPILTKMLVASVFAVLGTALFLAILRRLPARNTLLIPLVGIMLGGVIAAVTTFFAYRFDLLQTLSNWMIGDFSGVLRGRYELLWIVAVLVLVGLFAADRFTVAGMGQDFTTNLGLNYARTMRLGLMIVSLISAVVVTTVGAVPFLGLVVPNIVSLLFGDNLRRAVPWTALFGAAFVLVCDIIGRTIRFPYEVPVGMVMSVVGAVLFLFLLLRKRNA